The genomic interval GGACACCAATTACTTATATAACTGTATATCTGCACATTATGGTATTTAGAACGATTCTATATAACGTCATATGCCTAATTATCAGATAGATAAAATTTTCATTATTTTATTAATTTTGGAAAAATGCTCAAGTTGGGTTAATAGACACTACAAAAAACACTCAAAATGTTTACATGCTTAATATCAGGCTGTTAGAAAGTTTATCCGATTTGAAAATATTTGCCTAACCTGCTGTGTATCATTTAGATGACAATTTTATGATTTTTTTTGATGGGCAGGCTGTGCGAAACATGGGTTAGGAATAGATGAGTAGCAACAAAAATTATTTGAAATTACAGAAAAATTATTTTGGATGTCCCATTGATGAAAACAGGAAAGAATAGATTAATAATATTTTAATCTGCTGAATTGTGTTTTCCAAAAAAAAGAATGTAGATTATATTGCTACTTTGCAAGTGCAAAATTTGAGTGAAAAAAAATTTATATCTCAAGTTTCAATAACTAAGTTATTCTATGTAACAAGCTTAGCAATTTTGTCTTTTAATTCAATCCTGTTTATTGGTTTTGAGATATAATCGTTGCAGCCTGTAGCCAGAGCTTTTTCCCTGTCGCCGGCAAGACCATAAGCTGTTTGTGCAATAATCAAAATTTCTTTATTAAACTTTCTGATTTCACGAGTTGCTTCATAACCGTTCATATCCGGAATTTTTATATCCATTAGAACAATATCAATGTCTGGCATATTTCTGCATAATTCAACTGCTTTCTTACCTGTATCAACATGAAGAATTTCGTGGAGCTTGTTTTTCAATACATTATTCAGAAAGATAGTGCTCACCTCATCATCTTCAACAATCAGGATTTTCAGTTTTTTTGAATCAAAAGATTCATTTTCTATTGTGATTTTTTTCGACATAGATTTAGTTGCAGGTTTTAATTTTTTAAATGGAATATTAAATGAGAAATTCGACCAGCCTGGTTTTCCATTTGCAATATCCTCTTCTTCAGACTTTACCCATATTTTGCCACCAAGCATTTCTACATAGGCTTTAGCAATAGACAATCCTAATCCTGAACCTTCATATACTTTAGAATCTTCTATATCGGCTTGCTCAAATCTATTGAATATTGCTTTCAAGCGATTTTTTGGAATTCCTATTCCTGTGTCTTTTACGAAAAATTCAATATATTCATCTCTGGGGAAATATCCGAAATTAATTCTCCCTTTTCGGGAATATTTAATTGCATTCTTTATCAGATTTATAAGTATTCCATGTAATTTGTCGCTATCGGTCAATACTGTAGCTTCTTTGTTAGATAATGCCATAGCAAAAATCAAGTTTATTCCTTTTGCCTTGGCTTCATGATCAAAAAACTTGTAAAGTTCTTCAATTAAAGAATTAATTGATGTTTCTTTCTGAGATATTTTCATTTGCCCTGCGTCGATTTTCGAAATATCAATAATATCGTTAATTGTATTCATCAGCCTATTGCTACTCTTATGGATAATTTTCGTAAATTCTTTTTTTTCTTCCTGACTTGTTTCTGGGGCATTCAATAAGTTTACAAAACCTAAAACTCCATTCATAGGTGTTCGGATTTCGTGGCTCATATTTGCCAGGAAGGCACTTTTAAGCCGGTCACTTTCTAGAGCCCTTTCTAGAGCATCTTTTAGTTTTTTCTCAGATTTTTTTCGTTCAGTAATATCCTGAAAGATTCCGAATCCTCCTAAGTATTCATTTTTGGTGCTTTTAATAGGCGATGAGGTTACCAAAATTATTACTTTGCTTCCATCTTTTCTTGCAATTTCTAATTCGTAACTATTTACTTCTCCTTTTTTTCTATTTTCTGTTTGCTTTAATATCTTGTTAAACTCTTCAGTTGCGGTCATATCCATTAAACTCATTTCTAATAGTTCGTTTTCAGAAAACCCAAGAATTTTACAGGCAGCTCTATTTACATATGTAAATTTCTCGTTCTTGTCAACTTTAGAAATTCCTTCTTCAATATTTTCGACAAGATTTCGATACTTTTCTTCACTTTCTTTAAGAGCCTCTTCAGCCTGTTTTCTATCAGTAATATCCTGGTGCATAAGAACAACACTTTCAGTCTTATCCTTATTTTTAATAGGAAAAGCCAAACATTTGATAATTCGCATTCTGCCTTTTTCTCGGATATTTGCCGGATTATATTCTAAATCAGGTAAATCTACAGTCTCACCTGTAAAGGATTTTTTAAACTTCATAAGCCATTCTGTGCCTTGAACAGATTTATCTTTCAGAACATTATATTTTCCAATTACTTGTGATTTTGAGGCTAACCAAAGATTTTCCCAAGCCTTGTTTGCATCGAGTGTAAGTCCATTATTATCAAATATTTGAATACTTATTGCAGACTGTTCGAAAAGTGATTGGAAGTATCTTTTGTTTTTATTGGCCTCTTTGATTGCCGCTAATAATTCTATATTTTTATTCTTTAGTTTTTCCTGAGTATTTTTCCGCTCGCTAATATCAATCCAATTACAAACTACGTTCGTCAATTTACCTTCCGTATCATGAATTGGAAACATTGTAGCTTCACAAATAATTGATTCAGAACCTCGTAAATCCATATTTGGCATATCATTTCCATCCCACTCTAAAGTAACATTTATAGAATTACCTTCATCAAAAACTGTTTTGATAAGCGGCATAATTCCAGCCCTTTCTGCTATTTTATCTTCCAGAATATTATATTTTCCTATCAGTTGTTCGTCTGTGAGATTCAACAATTTTTTCAAAGCAGGATTTGATCGTAGCATTGTTCCTTTCGAGTCTGAAATCCAGGTAGCAAATGGACTTTGTTCAATAACGCTATCCAGAAATTTTTCTCGTGCAGTCAATTGCATATTAGTAGCACGTAATTGCTGCTCGTTAGCATATAATTGTTGATTGCTTGCTCTTAGTTGTTGTTCACTGGCATGTAATTGCTGATTTATTGCATTTAGTTTTTTTTCATCGGTTTTATGCGTAGTAATATCCCTTACTACAGCAACCGAACCGGTAAATTTTTCATCAACAATCATTGGAGAAATACTCATGGAGAACCATTTAGTACCATTAGGCACTTTCAATTCATATTCTTCAGTAACTGTTTGTCTATTTTTATTTTTCTCCAAAGCCTCATTAAACATTTTGCTTATGTTCGCAGGTAATACTTCAGATGTTGTTTTACCTAAAAAATCCTCTGGTTTTACATATAGGTTCTTCTTTTCTGCAGAATGACAAAAGGTATATCTGCCTTCAGTATCAAAAACAAAAACTAAATCGTTCATTGAGGCAAGGATACTTTGAAATTTACTTTCCGACTTGCGAAGTGCTTTTGCAGTCATTTTACTTCTGCTAATATCTCTGCTAACACCAAGAATTGCAACAGTTTTTCCGGAATTATCTTTTACAGGATTCATAGCTGTTCTAATCCATAGTTTTTTTTCTTTTGTTGGCAATACAGATTCAAAAGTTTCGGCAATACCCAATTTAAATATCTGCATTAAACTTTTCTGATAAGACTTGGCTATATATTGAGGAAAGAGCTCTTCTACACTTTTCCCAACAATTTCGGCGGGTTCTTTGCCAAGAACTTCGGCTGCCTTAGAGTTTACAGATTGTACCTGAAAGTTATTATTGACTAAAAATATTAAATCTGTTGAATATTCGATAAGTGTTTCGAATCTTGCTTCGCTTTGTTGTAAAGAATCTTGCAAAGGTATTTCAGCACCTTCATATTTTGCAAGCCTTTCTGTAAGTTTTCGAATCTCACCTAATAACTGCTCTTTTGTTTTATCTTTCATGTTCAGCCTATTAATAATCCCTTCCTTTATTATACAATACTCTATCCCTATTAAAATATCCCTACAAAATATTGGCTTGTTAGTAGAAAAACCAAGCTGCAAACAATACTGGTTTTTAAAGCCTGAAACAGACTTCATTAATTACATGATGAAAGACATAAACCATTTTGTCCAAATTCATAAATCTTCAACAAACTAATATTTAAACTAAAATTTTAACAAAGATAAATAAAACAACATCGTTTTCTATTTGTTAACAAAATTTCTTTATACAATGATAATGAACTGGATACGACCGAAGAAACTATTTAACCTTATTAAAATACTTTTTAACTAAACTCAAAAATGAAGTTTGAGAATTTCCTATTGTTTATTTTAATATTTTTGACATCAGTTTTTTAATATTTTAAAAATGGAAGAATAATGCGAAAATACATTTTGGTAATTTGTAATCCTCACATTAATTTGTCTGGAAGTAATATAGATATGGTAGAACTGTGAATATCATAAAAGAAATTTGAGCATTATAAGAAAGAAAATATGAATATTTTCCGTTGTCTCGCTGTTGATATGGGAGCAAGTTCTGTTAGAATACTGCTTGGGGAAATATCAGCGAACCAAATACAATATAAAGAAATTTCTCGGTTTAAAAACGAAATAAAGACGATCAACAAAACTGATAAATGGGATATAGAAGATATTTATTCGAAAATATTATTTGGCATATCTCGAGCTCTAAAACTATATCCTGAGGTAGAAAGCATAGGTATTGATAGCTGGGGAGTTGATTATGTTTTGATTGATGCCAAAGGAAAACTTATTGAATTGCCCTATGCCTATCGTGATGTAAGAACCAAAGGAATGATGACAGAGTGGGAAAAACACATGAGTAGGGATGAAACTTTTCGCAGAA from Bacteroidota bacterium carries:
- a CDS encoding PAS domain S-box protein, with the protein product MKDKTKEQLLGEIRKLTERLAKYEGAEIPLQDSLQQSEARFETLIEYSTDLIFLVNNNFQVQSVNSKAAEVLGKEPAEIVGKSVEELFPQYIAKSYQKSLMQIFKLGIAETFESVLPTKEKKLWIRTAMNPVKDNSGKTVAILGVSRDISRSKMTAKALRKSESKFQSILASMNDLVFVFDTEGRYTFCHSAEKKNLYVKPEDFLGKTTSEVLPANISKMFNEALEKNKNRQTVTEEYELKVPNGTKWFSMSISPMIVDEKFTGSVAVVRDITTHKTDEKKLNAINQQLHASEQQLRASNQQLYANEQQLRATNMQLTAREKFLDSVIEQSPFATWISDSKGTMLRSNPALKKLLNLTDEQLIGKYNILEDKIAERAGIMPLIKTVFDEGNSINVTLEWDGNDMPNMDLRGSESIICEATMFPIHDTEGKLTNVVCNWIDISERKNTQEKLKNKNIELLAAIKEANKNKRYFQSLFEQSAISIQIFDNNGLTLDANKAWENLWLASKSQVIGKYNVLKDKSVQGTEWLMKFKKSFTGETVDLPDLEYNPANIREKGRMRIIKCLAFPIKNKDKTESVVLMHQDITDRKQAEEALKESEEKYRNLVENIEEGISKVDKNEKFTYVNRAACKILGFSENELLEMSLMDMTATEEFNKILKQTENRKKGEVNSYELEIARKDGSKVIILVTSSPIKSTKNEYLGGFGIFQDITERKKSEKKLKDALERALESDRLKSAFLANMSHEIRTPMNGVLGFVNLLNAPETSQEEKKEFTKIIHKSSNRLMNTINDIIDISKIDAGQMKISQKETSINSLIEELYKFFDHEAKAKGINLIFAMALSNKEATVLTDSDKLHGILINLIKNAIKYSRKGRINFGYFPRDEYIEFFVKDTGIGIPKNRLKAIFNRFEQADIEDSKVYEGSGLGLSIAKAYVEMLGGKIWVKSEEEDIANGKPGWSNFSFNIPFKKLKPATKSMSKKITIENESFDSKKLKILIVEDDEVSTIFLNNVLKNKLHEILHVDTGKKAVELCRNMPDIDIVLMDIKIPDMNGYEATREIRKFNKEILIIAQTAYGLAGDREKALATGCNDYISKPINRIELKDKIAKLVT